From one Branchiostoma floridae strain S238N-H82 chromosome 3, Bfl_VNyyK, whole genome shotgun sequence genomic stretch:
- the LOC118411558 gene encoding 2-oxoglutarate-Fe(II) type oxidoreductase ppzD-like, with amino-acid sequence MDVATDQEEKLPIIDFSAYSLQNDETDDDELQRLATRLVQAFSTEGFVYLRNHGIPNTLISKTFAVANKFFSLPEEVKTRFSKSQGCSLYWVGYQAEKVNPARPADIKEAMGVYRPRDNEKPWPNQEVPEFQETFQEMYDKCHLFSLRVLELIARGLQIQDIPSFLAMHSLIGSRANITSLTTLHYPPVPDHVSEGQIRCGEHSDYGSITLLFQDTHPGLEVLNSHGRYIPAPPLADTVVVNIGDLMQRWTSDKIVSNKHRVVIPDTREHRRVTRRSMAFFVNPNDDAVVTCLDGSDKYKPITAGEYVKGKIMALTNY; translated from the exons ATGGATGTTGCCACAGACCAAGAAGAGAAGCTGCCAATCATCGATTTCTCAGCCTACAGCTTACAGAATGAtgagacagatgatgatgagctCCAACGTCTCGCTACACGACTCGTGCAAGCCTTCTCAACAGAGGGGTTTGTTTATCTGCGTAACCATGGGATACCGAACACGCTG ATCTCCAAGACGTTTGCAGTCGCCAACAAGTTCTTCTCCTTACCGGAGGAAGTGAAGACAAGGTTTTCCAAATCACAGGGCTGCAGTCTCTATTGGGTCGGCTATCAGGCTGAAAA aGTCAATCCGGCCCGACCTGCAGATATCAAAGAAGCTATGGGAGTATATCGTCCACGTGATAATGAAAAG CCATGGCCAAACCAGGAAGTACCAGAATTTCAAGAGACATTCCAAGAAATGTATGACAAATGCCACCTGTTCAGTCTGAGGGTGCTGGAACTTATAGCCAGGGGACTTCAAATTCAG GATATTCCCAGCTTCCTGGCAATGCACAGCTTGATAGGCTCCCGGGCAAACATCACTTCGCTGACAACGTTGCACTACCCACCTGTACCTGACCACGTGAGCGAGGGACAGATCCGCTGTGGAGAACACAGCGATTATGGCTCCATCACTCTGCTCTTTCAGGACACACATCCTGGATTAGAG GTGCTAAACAGTCACGGCAGATACATCCCCGCCCCTCCCCTTGCCGATACTGTGGTGGTCAACATTGGAGACCTCATGCAACGGTGGACCTCAGACAAGATTGTATCAAAC AAACATCGTGTGGTGATACCGGATACTAGGGAACACAGGAGAGTTACCCGCCGCTCTATGGCTTTCTTTGTGAACCCCAATGATGATGCCGTCGTCACGTGCCTGGATGGATCGGACAAATACAAACCAATCACTGCAGGGGAATACGTTAAAGGGAAAATTATGGCATTAACAAATTATTGA